CGCTGGTTCCCCTCGGCGTTGAGGGCGCAATCGTTGGCAAGGCCCTGTACGCCGGAGCGTTCACGCTGCCGGAAGCCCTCGACGTCGCCGGCCGCCGCTAGGCCGGCAGCACCCAGAGGAACAGCTGCGGAATGGCCAGTAAAGAACCAGGCGCCCCCTCGCCACGCCACCTTCCGGGCCACATTGCGGCCGCGCTGGCAGGGGCGGGCGGGGCAACAGACTCGGCCGGCCAGCCCTGGGCAGGCCGCAGCCTCGCCGGTGACGACGCCAAGGTCCACAACTTCGAGGATGACGACGGAACGGCCGACGCCCGCTACATCGCCGCGGTAGCGGCACTCCGGGAGGGAACGGCCGGGGAGGCGGCGGTGATTGGATCGCTGGCCACCGCCCGCGTCTTCATTCCCATCGTGGCCCAGCTTGCCGAGGAAGGGGAATCAGCCCACGGGCTGCACTCGGACAAGCAGGCGGACATGGCTTTGGTCACCCTCAAGGCCGCCGACGGCAGGACCGCACTGCCCGTGTTCACCTCGGCAGAGGCGCTGTCCCGCTGGCATCCGGAGGCCCGGCCGGTAGCCGTGTATGCGGCCCGCGCGGCCCTGTCCGCGGTGGCCGAGGGCGCCGAGCTCCTGGTCCTTGACCCGGGAGCCGACGTCACCTTCGTGGTCCGCCGGCCTGGTGTGTGGGCCCTTGCGCAGCAACAGGACTGGATCCCTTCGTACTTGGACGGGGAGCTGGCAGCTGAAATGGGACGGGCAGCGGCGGATTTTCCCGCTGTCCGCCGGATCGAGCTGCTGCCGGGCAGGGGAGTGGCAACCCGCACCGCCGACGGGGCTGCCCTTTCCGGTGGCGGACCCGGACCCGAGCTGCAGGTGGTGCTCTACATTGAGGACGGGCTGGATGCGGACGGCGTTCAGCACCTGGTGGCGGGACTCCAGGCCGAGTGGTCACGGAATGTATTGTTTGGGGAGCGGGTCGACTCAATCGAGATCAAGTTGCGGCGCGCAGCACAGTAGCCGGCAGCCAGGCGGGGTGATCCCCGGTCCGCTGCGGCAGACGTAAGGACCACCTCGTGAATTTCGCTCTCTACCGGGAGTTGCTTGCCGTCCAGCCCATCCGGCGCCTGCTGCTTGTGGGCATGGTTGCCCGTATCCCGCACTCAGCCGCCGGAGTGCTGCTGACCCTCCACATTGTCCTGACCCTTGGGCAGGGATATGCCGCAGCCGGGGCCGCGGCCGCCGTTATGACCATTGGTATTGCGCTTGGCGCCCCCTGGCGCGGCAGGCGCGTGGATACCGCCGGGCTGCGCAGGGCCCTGATTCCTTCGGTCATCTCCGAGACGGTGATCTGGTCGATCGTTCCGCACGTGTCCTACCAGTGGCTCCTTCCGCTGGTGTTCGTGGGCGGCCTGCTCACCCTGCCCATCTTCAGCGTGGTGCGGCAGTCGCTGGGGGTGCTGGCGGACGGCGACCAGCGGCGTACCGCCTTCGCCCTCGATGCCATCACCACCGAAATAGTGTTCATGATCGGTCCTGCCGCGGGCGCCGTGGTCGCCACGAGCGGCTTCACCACGCAGGGCCTGACCGTGGTGGGCGTCTCGACGTCGCTGGCCGGGCTCTTCCTGATCTGGTTCAATCCGCCCACCCGGAGCCCTGGGCAGAGCCGGGAGAGTGCCGCCGACCAGCGCCATGCCGCCGAAGCCGCCGTGGTGTCGTCCGCCCCGGCCCACCTTCAGGAGGCAGCAGCCGAACTGGTGCCGGCAGGGGCCACAGCCCCGGCCGGGATCCGCAGTAAGGTAGCCCGGAACTTCGCCTGGTTCACCGCCACGGTGGGTGCGCTCTTTGCCGTGGCCGCGGGCGCCGGAATGGTCCTTAGCGGCACGGACGTCGGTATCGTCGCAGCCCTCGAAACCGGCGGACGGCAGAGCGAAATCGGCATTGTCTTCCTTTTCTGGTGCGCCGCGTCTGTGGTGGGTGGCCTGATTTACGGCGCAATGCACCGGCCCGTCCCGCCGATTGTCCTGCTCCTCGGCATGGCCGCCCTGACCATCCCGATGGGGTTCGCCACCGACACCTGGACACTTGCCCTGCTCTCGCTCCTGCCCGGACTTTTGTGCGCTCCGGTGCTGTCCTCAGCATCCGAAAAGGTGGCGGACCTGGTATCGGAAGAACGCCGCGGCGAAGCCATGGGCTGGTATGGCTCGGCGCTCACAGCGGGCGTTGCGCTGGGCGCACCGCTTGCGGGAGTCTTCATTGACGGTACGGGTCCGTCCGGCGGGTTCGTCTCAGTAGGTGTTGCCGGCGTTGCCCTGTGCCTTGTCGGTCCGGTTCTCCAGCGCCGCCGCGGCAGGGTGGCGGCCTAAGCACCGCTTCCGGCACGAACAGGCCTGGGAACGACGACGGCGGGCCGACCTGTGAAGGTCGGCCCGCCGTCGCGTTCTGGTCCCGGGCTTTGCCTTGGAATCAGTCGCCCGGCGTCAGGTGCCGGCAGGAGAAAGCTGATATCAGTTGACGGCTCCGGTGTACTTCTCGCCCGGACCCTTGCCCGGGGCATCCGGGATGAGGGACCCTTCGCGGAACGCAAGCTGAAGCGAACGCAGGCCGTCACGCAAGGGCCCTGCATGCTGGGAACCAATCTCGGGGGCGGCGGCAGTCACCAGGCCTGCCAGGGCAGTGATCAGTTTCCGGGCCTCATCCAGGTCCTTCAGTTCCTCAGCGTTGTCTTCAGCGGCAAGACCAAGCTTCACGGCGGCGGCGCTCATGAGGTGGACAGCGGCGGTGGTGATGACCTCGATGGCCGGTACCTCGGAAATGTCCCGGATCTCCCGGGAGACGTCGGCGCCGGCATCGGCGGGCTCGAAAACGTACGAATTACTGTCTGGGGTGCTCATACTGGTAAGCTTGACACAGACCAACTGGATGTCGTTATTTCAGAGAACCAGGTTCCCACCGGCGCTTCGCTGCGTTGACGGGAATTTTTTCTGTAGAATTGCATTCAGTTTGCAAGCGGAGTTCTCTCCCACCCGCGTCAGCCGCTGTTCCGGCGTTCTCCTTGAACGTTTCCGGGGCGCAAGGTTGCCGGGTACCTGGTTGGGCATGGAACCGGCATCCGCCGGAACCCTGCATGCTGTCCTTTCTTGGGACGGGCATTACCGACCTTTCAGAGGCCTTCGATTGCTCCGGCAGTTGGG
The window above is part of the Pseudarthrobacter sp. NS4 genome. Proteins encoded here:
- a CDS encoding DUF1844 domain-containing protein; amino-acid sequence: MSTPDSNSYVFEPADAGADVSREIRDISEVPAIEVITTAAVHLMSAAAVKLGLAAEDNAEELKDLDEARKLITALAGLVTAAAPEIGSQHAGPLRDGLRSLQLAFREGSLIPDAPGKGPGEKYTGAVN
- a CDS encoding SseB family protein; translation: MASKEPGAPSPRHLPGHIAAALAGAGGATDSAGQPWAGRSLAGDDAKVHNFEDDDGTADARYIAAVAALREGTAGEAAVIGSLATARVFIPIVAQLAEEGESAHGLHSDKQADMALVTLKAADGRTALPVFTSAEALSRWHPEARPVAVYAARAALSAVAEGAELLVLDPGADVTFVVRRPGVWALAQQQDWIPSYLDGELAAEMGRAAADFPAVRRIELLPGRGVATRTADGAALSGGGPGPELQVVLYIEDGLDADGVQHLVAGLQAEWSRNVLFGERVDSIEIKLRRAAQ
- a CDS encoding MFS transporter; translated protein: MNFALYRELLAVQPIRRLLLVGMVARIPHSAAGVLLTLHIVLTLGQGYAAAGAAAAVMTIGIALGAPWRGRRVDTAGLRRALIPSVISETVIWSIVPHVSYQWLLPLVFVGGLLTLPIFSVVRQSLGVLADGDQRRTAFALDAITTEIVFMIGPAAGAVVATSGFTTQGLTVVGVSTSLAGLFLIWFNPPTRSPGQSRESAADQRHAAEAAVVSSAPAHLQEAAAELVPAGATAPAGIRSKVARNFAWFTATVGALFAVAAGAGMVLSGTDVGIVAALETGGRQSEIGIVFLFWCAASVVGGLIYGAMHRPVPPIVLLLGMAALTIPMGFATDTWTLALLSLLPGLLCAPVLSSASEKVADLVSEERRGEAMGWYGSALTAGVALGAPLAGVFIDGTGPSGGFVSVGVAGVALCLVGPVLQRRRGRVAA